Sequence from the Neptunomonas japonica JAMM 1380 genome:
AGCGCTGCCGCGCCACACCAAGCACCTAAAGCCGCCAATAATTTAAAATCTCCATACCCCATGCCTTCTTTGCCTGTTAGCAATTTGAATGCCCAGTAGACAGACCAAAGGGAAAGATACCCTAGTGTGGCTCCCCATACAGCCGCTTCCAAAGATGCAAAGCTATTCTGCGTATTAATTAACAGCCCTAACCATAGTAATGGCAATGTTATTCTATCTGGCAGGAGTTGGTGGTCAACATCAATAAATGTAAGTGAAATTAAACACCAAGTGAAAAGGACTGCTGCAAGTCCGTATGCATTAAAGCCAAATTGATGCATGGCTATTACACTTAAAGCAGCAGTTAATAGCTCAATTAAAGGATAGCGTAAAGGTATGTGGTTTTTGCATGAAGAGCACTTACCGCCTAGTACCATATAGCTAACAACTGGAATATTTTCGTACCAGCGGATTTTATGCTGGCAATAAGGGCAGGTTGAATCGGGCTTCGATAAATTAAATGTACCCGTTTTTTGCTCAGGTTCTTCGTCACTGGCTTCTCGAATACTTTCTTGCCACTCGCGCTCCATCATTACAGGAATGCGATAAATAACGACATTAAGGAAGCTACCTACTAATAGAGAGAAAACGAAGGTGAAGATGGCCGCATACAGCGGTTCTGAGCTTAACCAGTTTATTAATGGGGTCATGTTGTGTAGAGCACCAAACTAAAATTCACGAGAGTATAAAGCCAAAACCTAGGTAGGTTCTCTATACGACGGCACCTAATTGGAAAATTGGTAAATACATGGCTATTACAAGCCCTCCTACCAGGACTCCTAGAACAGACATAATCAGGGGCTCAATCAAGCTGGAGAGATTATCAACAGCATTATCTACTTCTTCTTCATAAAAGCTGGCTACTTTATCGAGCATCATATCTAAAGAGCCTGCTTCCTCTCCAATAGCTATCATCTGTATTGCCATGTTAGGAAATACACCTGTCATAGTGACTGCGTTTTGTAAGGATTGTCCAGTGGAAACACCATTACGTATT
This genomic interval carries:
- a CDS encoding prepilin peptidase; the protein is MTPLINWLSSEPLYAAIFTFVFSLLVGSFLNVVIYRIPVMMEREWQESIREASDEEPEQKTGTFNLSKPDSTCPYCQHKIRWYENIPVVSYMVLGGKCSSCKNHIPLRYPLIELLTAALSVIAMHQFGFNAYGLAAVLFTWCLISLTFIDVDHQLLPDRITLPLLWLGLLINTQNSFASLEAAVWGATLGYLSLWSVYWAFKLLTGKEGMGYGDFKLLAALGAWCGAAALPLIILLSSVAGVILAVMLMLFKRHEAQNPLPFGPYLAIAGWVALLWGDQITAAYLLML